CCTCGGTGGAGGCGCCGACGATGTCGGCCATGGCCAGGATGAGGTGCTCGGTGGAGAGGTAGTCGTCGCGCAGGTCAGTGCGCGCCTTGTCGGCCCGCTCGAGCACCGCCCGCAGGTCGCGCGACATGCCGGCCTCGGCGGCGCCGTAGGCCTTGGGCAGGGCGTCGAGGCGCCCGGCGGTGGCCGTGGCCAGGGCGCGGGGGTCGACGCCGACCTTCTCGAGCAGGGGCACCACCACGCCCTCGGCCCGGTCGAGCAGGCTGGCGAGCAGGTGATCAGGGGTGACCTCGGGGTGGCTGGCGCCCCGGGCCGACTCGACGGCGGCGTTGAAGGCGTCCTGGGTCTTGACGGTCCAGCGGTTGGGGTCGATCGCCATGTCACGCAGGGTACCTGGTGTGAGGAAAGTTGACTACATCATTGTCAACTTTGCGGCGGGCCGGAGGGGTGGCGCCTACTCGACGGTGAACACGTGGACCATGCCCCGGGTGTGGTGGGGCGGACCGTCGCCGGCCAGGGCCTGGTCCTCATCGACGGTGCCCACCGGGATGAAGCAGAGCAAGGCATGCTCGCCGGCCTCGAGCTCGCCGACCGACCACGCCGTCGCCCCCGGGGCGGAGAAGCCGGCGGTGACGAAGGTGACGAGCCGCTGCGCTTCCTCCTCGGGCAGCTCCAGCAGCTCGGCGAAGGTCCGATCCTCGTCGTCGACCTTGCGAACGACCACCATCTCGTGCAGCTCGTCGCCGTCGTTGGTGAGCTCGAACGCCACGGTCCCCGCCGGCACCGAGTCGGCGACACCGTCGAAGGCGTAGTCGACCGCCGACACCTCGACGCGGTTCCAGTCGCACCCGTCGTCCTTCGCGGCAGCCGCCACGATGGCGGAGCGCGCCGCCGCCCCCTCACCGAAGAACAGCGCCCGTCCGAAGTCGCTCTCGGGGTCGGCGGTGGCTTCGGCAACGATCTCGGAGAGGCGCTCGGCGTCGTCGCGCACCCCCTCGGGTCCGCTGGTCGCCACCTCGTCGACGTGGGGCTGGAACTGCTCCTCGATGAACGCCTCCTCGGCAGCCCGGACCTCCTCGGCCGAGGCGGTGGCGAAGTCGACGTCGGGATCACCGGGGGCGCCGATGGCCAGCGCCGCCTCGCAGAACGCCTCACCCACGTCGTCACCACCGCACGCGACGAGGCCGCCCGCGATGGCAGCCGCCGCAAGCACAGCCGCCAACCGGCCGGGGCAGCTGCGCGTGGACATCGGGATCCCCCTTCGTCGGTCCAGCGGCACGGTCGCCCGGCCGCCGCAAGGACCGTAACCGCACCAACCGACCGGAGGAGGGCACGGGTGACGACCTACCCGCGGCGGTCAGCGGATGCGGCGCCCGAAGAGCTCCATGGCCTGGGAGAGCGGGACCAGGTCGCGGCGGTAGCGACGATGGGTCCGGTCGATGTCGGTGCGGGCCTGCTCGCGGGCCTCGGCGAGCTCGTCTTCGAGGCTGGCAACCTCGGCCTCGAGCTCGAGGACGCGCTTGACCCCGGCGAGGTTCAGGCCCTCGTCGGTGAGCTCGCTGATGCGCCGCAGCCGGTCGAGGTCGTGCTCGCTGTAGCGGCGGCTGCCCCCGCCGGTGCGGGCAGGGTCGACGAGGCCCTTGCGTTCGTAGATGCGCAGGGTCTGCGGGTGGACGCCGGCGAGCTCGGCGGCGACGGAGATCAC
The sequence above is a segment of the Acidimicrobiales bacterium genome. Coding sequences within it:
- a CDS encoding helix-turn-helix transcriptional regulator, with the protein product MPSRDRNHAVFVISVAAELAGVHPQTLRIYERKGLVDPARTGGGSRRYSEHDLDRLRRISELTDEGLNLAGVKRVLELEAEVASLEDELAEAREQARTDIDRTHRRYRRDLVPLSQAMELFGRRIR